The Gopherus flavomarginatus isolate rGopFla2 chromosome 25, rGopFla2.mat.asm, whole genome shotgun sequence genome has a segment encoding these proteins:
- the NFE2L1 gene encoding endoplasmic reticulum membrane sensor NFE2L1 isoform X2, translating to MKKDIDLIDILWRQDIDLGAGREIFDYSHRQKESEVDKELSDGREHGDSWRNGGNETLDRNLLVDGETGESFPAQVPGVVDQTALSLEECLRLLEATFPFGENSEFPAADASHLNEAVPGESESSAIQSGLLSPLLTETESPFDLEQQWQDLMSIMEMQAMEVNNTTAEILYNGTNGDLLTANYSLAPNTPINQNVSLHQASLGSCTQDLSSLFSSEIESPSVASSSALLQLAPDNSTGLNTTFGSTNLSGIFFPPQLNSTVNETTGSELPDPLGGLLDEAMLDEISLMDLAIEEGFNPVQASQLEEEFDSDSGLSLDSSHSPVSFSSSEASSSSSSSSSSSSSSSSSFSEEGAVGYSSDSENVDFEETEGAVGYQPEYSKFCRMSYQDPSELRYLPYLEHVGHNHTYNMAPESKEKQSDFLDKQMSRDEHRARAMKIPFTNDKIINLPVEEFNELLSKYQLSEAQLSLIRDIRRRGKNKMAAQNCRKRKLDTILNLERDVGDLQRDKSKLLREKVEFLKSIRQMKQKVQNLYQEVFGRLRDENGQPYSPNQYSLQYASDGSVILIPRALADQQARRKERKQKDRRK from the exons ATGAAAAAG GACATCGATTTGATTGACATCCTGTGGAGACAGGATATTGATCTCGGCGCTGGGCGAGAGATTTTTGACTACAGCCATCGCCAGAAGGAGAGCGAAGTGGACAAAGAACTGAGTGATGGGAGGGAGcatggggacagctggaggaacGGAGGGAACGAGACCTTGGATAGAAACCTGCTAGTTGATGGAGAAACGGGGGAGAGTTTCCCTGCACAG GTGCCTGGCGTGGTGGATCAGACGGCCCTGTCGCTGGAGGAGTGCCTTAGGTTGCTGGAAGCCACCTTCCCCTTTGGGGAGAACTCTGAG TTTCCAGCTGCAGATGCCTCCCACCTAAACGAAGCTGTGCCTGGTGAAAGCGAGTCTTCAGCTATCCAGAGCGGCCTCCTGTCTCCTCTTCTGACGGAGACAGAGTCCCCATTCGATCTGGAGCAGCAGTGGCAGGACCTTATGTCTATAATGGAAATGCAG GCTATGGAAGTGAACAACACAACTGCTGAAATCCTGTATAATGGCACAAATGGAGACCTGCTGACTGCTAACTACAGTCTAGCTCCAAACACTCCCATCAATCAGAATGTCAGCCTGCATCAGGCATCTCTGGGTAGCTGCACACAGGACCTCTCCTCCCTCTTCAGCTCAGAGATTGAGAGCCCCTCCGTGGCTAGCAGTTCAGCCCTGCTCCAACTGGCTCCTGACAACTCCACTGGCCTCAACACCACCTTTGGGTCTACCAACTTGAGTGGGATCTTCTTCCCTCCACAGCTGAACAGCACAGTCAACGAGACAACTGGCTCTGAATTACCAGATCCATTAGGGGGTCTTCTAGATGAAGCCATGCTTGATGAGATCAGCTTGATGGACTTGGCTATTGAAGAAGGTTTCAACCCAGTGCAAGCCTCTCAGCTGGAAGAAGAGTTTGATTCTGACTCAGGGCTTTCTCTGGACTCTAGCCATAGTCCTGTTTCTTTCAGTAGCTCAGAAGcatcttcttcttcctcctcctcctcatcctcctcttcttcttcttcttcctctttttctgAGGAAGGAGCTGTAGGCTACAGCTCAGACTCTGAAAATGTGGACTTTGAAGAAACCGAAGGGGCAGTTGGATACCAACCGGAGTACAGCAAGTTCTGTCGCATGAGCTATCAAGACCCATCAGAGCTACGCTACTTGCCTTACCTGGAGCATGTTGGTCACAACCACACCTATAACATGGCACCTGAGAGCAAGGAGAAACAATCTGATTTCCTGGATAAGCAGATGAGCCGGGACGAGCACCGAGCTAGAGCCATGAAGATCCCTTTCACCAATGACAAGATTATAAACCTGCCAGTGGAGGAGTTCAATGAACTTCTCTCCAAGTACCAGCTCAGTGAGGCACAGCTGAGCTTGATCCGGGACATCAGGAGGAGGGGCAAGAATAAAATGGCTGCCCAAAACTGCCGTAAGAGGAAACTGGACACCATCCTGAACTTGGAACGGGATGTGGGAGACTTGCAGAGGGACAAGTCCAAACTGCTCAGGGAGAAGGTGGAATTTCTCAAGTCCATTCGCCAGATGAAACAGAAGGTGCAAAACCTGTACCAGGAAGTGTTTGGGCGCCTGCGTGATGAGAATGGCCAGCCCTACTCTCCAAATCAATACTCCCTACAGTATGCCAGCGATGGCAGTGTTATCTTGATACCTCGTGCCTTGGCCGACCAGCAGGCCAGGCGGAAGGAGAGAAAACAGAAAGACAGGAGGAAGTga
- the CBX1 gene encoding chromobox protein homolog 1 has protein sequence MGKKQNKKKVEEVLEEEEEEYVVEKVLDRRVVKGKVEYLLKWKGFSDEDNTWEPEENLDCPDLIAEFLQSQKTAHESEKSEGSKRKAESDTEDRGEESKPKKKKEESEKPRGFARGFEPERIIGATDSSGELMFLMKWKNSDEADLVPAKEANIKCPQVVISFYEERLTWHSYPSEDDDKKEDKN, from the exons ATGGGAAAAAAGCAGAACAAGAAGAAAGTGGAGGAGGTcttagaggaagaagaggaggagtatGTGGTGGAGAAGGTCCTAGACCGGCGAGTGGTGAAAGGCAAAGTGGAGTATCTGCTGAAGTGGAAAGGCTTCTCGGA CGAGGATAACACGTGGGAGCCGGAGGAGAATCTCGACTGCCCCGACCTCATTGCAGAGTTTCTCCAGTCCCAGAAAACCGCACACGAGAGTGAGAAATCTGAGGGGAGCAAACGCAAAGCCGAATCTGACACAGAGGACAGAGGGGAGGAGAGCaaaccaaagaagaaaaaggaagag TCGGAGAAACCACGAGGCTTTGCCCGGGGGTTTGAACCTGAGCGGATCATTGGCGCCACAGATTCCAGCGGGGAGCTCATGTTCCTGATGAAATG GAAGAACTCTGATGAGGCTGACCTGGTCCCCGCAAAGGAAGCCAACATCAAGTGCCCCCAAGTGGTCATCTCGTTCTATGAGGAGAGACTGACATGGCACTCTTACCCCTCGGAAGACGACGACAAGAAAGAGGACAAGAACTAA
- the NFE2L1 gene encoding endoplasmic reticulum membrane sensor NFE2L1 isoform X1: MLSLKKYFTEGLIQFTILLSLIGVRVDVDTYLNSQLPPLREIILGQSSAYTQTQFHNLRNTLDGYGIHPKSVDLDYYFTARRLLNQVRALDRFHVPTTEVNAWLVHRDPEGSVSSAQPSPAITLENSNGLQDGTSPDNGVRESGPEQGFGEELEDLGAVAPPGNGDLTKEDIDLIDILWRQDIDLGAGREIFDYSHRQKESEVDKELSDGREHGDSWRNGGNETLDRNLLVDGETGESFPAQVPGVVDQTALSLEECLRLLEATFPFGENSEFPAADASHLNEAVPGESESSAIQSGLLSPLLTETESPFDLEQQWQDLMSIMEMQAMEVNNTTAEILYNGTNGDLLTANYSLAPNTPINQNVSLHQASLGSCTQDLSSLFSSEIESPSVASSSALLQLAPDNSTGLNTTFGSTNLSGIFFPPQLNSTVNETTGSELPDPLGGLLDEAMLDEISLMDLAIEEGFNPVQASQLEEEFDSDSGLSLDSSHSPVSFSSSEASSSSSSSSSSSSSSSSSFSEEGAVGYSSDSENVDFEETEGAVGYQPEYSKFCRMSYQDPSELRYLPYLEHVGHNHTYNMAPESKEKQSDFLDKQMSRDEHRARAMKIPFTNDKIINLPVEEFNELLSKYQLSEAQLSLIRDIRRRGKNKMAAQNCRKRKLDTILNLERDVGDLQRDKSKLLREKVEFLKSIRQMKQKVQNLYQEVFGRLRDENGQPYSPNQYSLQYASDGSVILIPRALADQQARRKERKQKDRRK, translated from the exons CTCTGCTTACACCCAGACCCAGTTCCACAACCTTCGGAACACCTTGGACGGATATGGCATCCATCCGAAAAGTGTAGACCTGGACTATTATTTCACAGCCCGCAGGCTTCTCAACCAGGTGAGGGCCCTGGACAGGTTTCATGTGCCCACCACTGAAGTAAATGCCTGGCTGGTGCACAGAGACCCTGAAGGTTCTGTGTCCAGCGCCCAGCCAAGCCCAGCCATCACCCTAGAGAATAGCAATGGCCTGCAAGATGGGACCAGTCCTGACAATGGCGTGAGGGAGAGTGGACCTGAACAAGGATTTGGTGAAGAATTGGAAGACCTAGGAGCGGTGGCTCCTCCAGGGAATGGAGACTTGACCAAAGAG GACATCGATTTGATTGACATCCTGTGGAGACAGGATATTGATCTCGGCGCTGGGCGAGAGATTTTTGACTACAGCCATCGCCAGAAGGAGAGCGAAGTGGACAAAGAACTGAGTGATGGGAGGGAGcatggggacagctggaggaacGGAGGGAACGAGACCTTGGATAGAAACCTGCTAGTTGATGGAGAAACGGGGGAGAGTTTCCCTGCACAG GTGCCTGGCGTGGTGGATCAGACGGCCCTGTCGCTGGAGGAGTGCCTTAGGTTGCTGGAAGCCACCTTCCCCTTTGGGGAGAACTCTGAG TTTCCAGCTGCAGATGCCTCCCACCTAAACGAAGCTGTGCCTGGTGAAAGCGAGTCTTCAGCTATCCAGAGCGGCCTCCTGTCTCCTCTTCTGACGGAGACAGAGTCCCCATTCGATCTGGAGCAGCAGTGGCAGGACCTTATGTCTATAATGGAAATGCAG GCTATGGAAGTGAACAACACAACTGCTGAAATCCTGTATAATGGCACAAATGGAGACCTGCTGACTGCTAACTACAGTCTAGCTCCAAACACTCCCATCAATCAGAATGTCAGCCTGCATCAGGCATCTCTGGGTAGCTGCACACAGGACCTCTCCTCCCTCTTCAGCTCAGAGATTGAGAGCCCCTCCGTGGCTAGCAGTTCAGCCCTGCTCCAACTGGCTCCTGACAACTCCACTGGCCTCAACACCACCTTTGGGTCTACCAACTTGAGTGGGATCTTCTTCCCTCCACAGCTGAACAGCACAGTCAACGAGACAACTGGCTCTGAATTACCAGATCCATTAGGGGGTCTTCTAGATGAAGCCATGCTTGATGAGATCAGCTTGATGGACTTGGCTATTGAAGAAGGTTTCAACCCAGTGCAAGCCTCTCAGCTGGAAGAAGAGTTTGATTCTGACTCAGGGCTTTCTCTGGACTCTAGCCATAGTCCTGTTTCTTTCAGTAGCTCAGAAGcatcttcttcttcctcctcctcctcatcctcctcttcttcttcttcttcctctttttctgAGGAAGGAGCTGTAGGCTACAGCTCAGACTCTGAAAATGTGGACTTTGAAGAAACCGAAGGGGCAGTTGGATACCAACCGGAGTACAGCAAGTTCTGTCGCATGAGCTATCAAGACCCATCAGAGCTACGCTACTTGCCTTACCTGGAGCATGTTGGTCACAACCACACCTATAACATGGCACCTGAGAGCAAGGAGAAACAATCTGATTTCCTGGATAAGCAGATGAGCCGGGACGAGCACCGAGCTAGAGCCATGAAGATCCCTTTCACCAATGACAAGATTATAAACCTGCCAGTGGAGGAGTTCAATGAACTTCTCTCCAAGTACCAGCTCAGTGAGGCACAGCTGAGCTTGATCCGGGACATCAGGAGGAGGGGCAAGAATAAAATGGCTGCCCAAAACTGCCGTAAGAGGAAACTGGACACCATCCTGAACTTGGAACGGGATGTGGGAGACTTGCAGAGGGACAAGTCCAAACTGCTCAGGGAGAAGGTGGAATTTCTCAAGTCCATTCGCCAGATGAAACAGAAGGTGCAAAACCTGTACCAGGAAGTGTTTGGGCGCCTGCGTGATGAGAATGGCCAGCCCTACTCTCCAAATCAATACTCCCTACAGTATGCCAGCGATGGCAGTGTTATCTTGATACCTCGTGCCTTGGCCGACCAGCAGGCCAGGCGGAAGGAGAGAAAACAGAAAGACAGGAGGAAGTga